The following is a genomic window from Candidatus Paceibacterota bacterium.
CCATTGAATCTCTTCTCTTTTTGAAAGTGAAACTTCCCGACTTAGAAATGCCTGTTGCAACGCAAGGAATGCTGTATCCTGGAACGAGCGGAATCACAGATCAAGATCTCCGAACTGCAAGGGAAATCATTTTAAACAAAATATCGTCTCCCGAACAGGTTTTAGAAATTCTTCTGTCTTCTGAAGAGTGGAGAAATCGAATCATTGCAGCGAATAAAGCGGACTTTGAGGCTATTGACTCAGACTTTGGTAGCAGAATGGAAACTGCCTGCACCTCTGATT
Proteins encoded in this region:
- a CDS encoding NEL-type E3 ubiquitin ligase domain-containing protein codes for the protein IESLLFLKVKLPDLEMPVATQGMLYPGTSGITDQDLRTAREIILNKISSPEQVLEILLSSEEWRNRIIAANKADFEAIDSDFGSRMETACTSDSTQNVTAVVKDLEEQRNQATLSLVRVFTQAWLEQECAALLKQA